One genomic window of Tenacibaculum tangerinum includes the following:
- a CDS encoding RagB/SusD family nutrient uptake outer membrane protein, translated as MRNNIIKLSLLSSLLFLGYGCGDDFLDDPIKEGTETLSSVQLEEAIAIDPEVTNALMTGVYSLTFQTETGGTGGHDDFGQKAYDIFGDMLSGDMALSQSVYGWYRASITEFQGPSDFTFLDNYQVWRYYYRIIRACNQVIDGLGGMDVIPESDENKYIMGQAKTLRAHSYFYLTQFFQKEYNPSELILPIYRNSTEKNGPKVSAEEIYTLIEGDLKDAITLLEGFNRSNKTEINQDIAHAVYAYVLAAKGEYGDAYTHAAAVVNGGAYTLMQGGELTGGFNNLATSGWMWGVDLNTEIGLGLISWWGQMDYYSYSYPAFGDFKSIDQSLFDAIPADDVRKGQFFNNTSFGEHLMPLFKFYDENRQRYGASQTVQADYVYMRVAEMHLLAAEAAAKSGAEGTAKTMLKNFVATRVPDASYIDALGGQSLLDEIYLQTRIELWGEGKSYLAMKRNKATITRGSNHLSFVGVPIQYNDERLTFEIPESEIQNNPFVSDQNQ; from the coding sequence ATGAGAAATAATATAATAAAATTAAGTTTACTATCTTCCTTACTTTTTTTAGGGTATGGTTGTGGTGATGATTTTTTAGATGATCCTATAAAAGAAGGAACTGAAACTTTATCTTCAGTTCAGCTGGAAGAAGCTATAGCTATTGACCCTGAAGTAACTAATGCTTTGATGACGGGTGTTTATTCTTTAACATTCCAGACAGAAACTGGGGGTACTGGTGGACATGATGATTTTGGTCAAAAAGCATATGATATTTTTGGAGACATGCTATCTGGTGATATGGCTTTGAGTCAAAGTGTATACGGATGGTATAGAGCCAGCATTACTGAATTTCAAGGACCTAGTGATTTCACTTTTCTTGACAATTATCAAGTTTGGAGATACTACTACAGAATAATAAGAGCTTGTAATCAGGTTATCGATGGTTTAGGTGGAATGGACGTTATTCCTGAGAGTGATGAAAATAAATACATCATGGGTCAAGCAAAAACATTGAGAGCTCACTCTTATTTTTACTTAACCCAATTCTTTCAGAAAGAATACAATCCTTCTGAGTTGATATTGCCTATCTATAGAAATTCAACAGAAAAGAATGGTCCAAAAGTAAGTGCTGAAGAAATCTATACTTTAATCGAAGGTGATTTGAAAGATGCTATTACTTTACTTGAAGGTTTTAATAGATCAAACAAAACAGAAATAAATCAAGATATTGCTCACGCTGTATACGCCTATGTGTTGGCAGCTAAAGGAGAATATGGTGATGCATACACACATGCTGCTGCTGTTGTAAATGGAGGAGCCTATACTTTAATGCAAGGTGGAGAATTAACAGGAGGTTTTAATAACTTAGCCACATCAGGGTGGATGTGGGGTGTTGATTTGAATACTGAAATTGGATTAGGTTTAATATCATGGTGGGGACAAATGGACTATTATAGTTATAGCTATCCAGCCTTTGGTGATTTTAAATCTATTGATCAGTCTTTATTTGATGCCATACCTGCTGATGATGTTAGAAAAGGTCAGTTTTTTAATAATACTTCTTTTGGTGAACACTTAATGCCATTGTTTAAGTTTTATGATGAAAACAGACAGAGATATGGAGCTTCACAAACTGTACAAGCAGACTATGTTTACATGCGTGTAGCTGAAATGCACTTATTGGCTGCCGAAGCTGCTGCAAAATCTGGCGCTGAGGGTACTGCTAAAACTATGTTGAAAAACTTTGTAGCAACAAGAGTTCCTGATGCTTCTTATATAGATGCACTGGGTGGTCAGTCTTTATTAGATGAAATTTACTTACAAACTCGTATAGAATTATGGGGAGAAGGTAAGAGCTACTTAGCTATGAAGCGTAATAAAGCTACAATTACCAGAGGTTCTAATCACCTTTCTTTTGTAGGTGTACCGATACAGTATAATGATGAGAGATTGACTTTTGAAATTCCAGAATCTGAAATTCAAAACAATCCTTTTGTCTCAGATCAAAACCAATAA
- the rlmB gene encoding 23S rRNA (guanosine(2251)-2'-O)-methyltransferase RlmB — MEQNTNIFGIRAIIEAIESGASINKVYLQKGLRGELFFQLDKLLKKNKISTSVVPTEKLDRLSKHNNHQGAVAKISPIEFYDLESLIEEALESDSTPLFLLLDQISDVRNFGAIIRTAECTGVNGIIIQKSGSAPVNAETIKTSAGAAFKVPICKVDHIKDAIFQLKAADIKLAAATEKTEDSVFDVDFNQPIAIVMGSEHKGVSNSVLKMADYKAKLPLLGEIESLNVSVACGAFLYETVRQRLL; from the coding sequence ATGGAACAAAACACAAACATTTTTGGTATTAGAGCAATTATTGAAGCTATAGAAAGTGGTGCATCAATTAACAAAGTATATCTTCAAAAAGGCTTACGAGGAGAGCTGTTTTTTCAATTGGATAAACTTCTTAAGAAAAATAAAATATCAACCAGTGTCGTTCCTACTGAGAAATTAGATCGCTTGTCTAAACATAACAACCATCAAGGTGCTGTTGCTAAGATCTCTCCTATTGAGTTTTATGATTTAGAAAGCTTAATTGAAGAAGCATTAGAATCAGACAGTACTCCTTTATTCCTATTACTTGATCAAATATCAGACGTAAGAAACTTTGGTGCTATTATACGAACTGCCGAATGTACAGGTGTAAATGGAATTATCATTCAAAAAAGTGGTAGTGCTCCTGTAAATGCTGAAACGATTAAAACATCTGCTGGTGCTGCCTTTAAAGTACCTATTTGCAAAGTAGACCATATTAAAGATGCTATTTTTCAACTGAAAGCTGCTGACATTAAATTAGCTGCGGCTACTGAAAAAACCGAAGATTCTGTTTTCGATGTTGATTTTAATCAACCTATTGCTATTGTAATGGGTTCTGAACACAAAGGAGTAAGTAACTCAGTACTAAAAATGGCAGATTACAAAGCTAAACTGCCATTGTTAGGTGAAATTGAATCACTGAATGTTTCTGTAGCTTGCGGTGCATTTTTGTATGAAACTGTTAGACAACGTTTACTGTAG
- a CDS encoding YjjG family noncanonical pyrimidine nucleotidase, whose product MIRDNTAVKHIFFDLDHTLWDFDRNSKLTFKRIFDEQNIPIVIDDFLEVYLPVNLKYWRLYREDKIEKNALRYSRLKETFDCLNYTISDDLIDKISTDYIDYLPNFNYLFKDALEVLNYLEGKYQLHIITNGFEEVQNLKLKKSGIRQFFKQIITSESVGVKKPNRLVFEYALKVADAQAHESVMVGDSYEADIVGALNSGLNAIHFTNEIQNNEVLSIAHLTDLKKYL is encoded by the coding sequence ATGATTAGAGATAATACAGCAGTAAAACATATATTTTTTGATTTAGATCACACGCTGTGGGATTTTGATAGAAACTCTAAATTAACGTTTAAACGAATATTTGACGAACAAAATATACCTATTGTAATAGATGATTTTTTAGAAGTTTATCTTCCTGTAAACTTAAAGTACTGGAGGTTGTATAGAGAAGATAAAATTGAAAAAAATGCGTTGCGTTATAGCAGACTTAAAGAAACTTTTGATTGTTTAAATTATACTATTTCTGATGATTTAATCGATAAAATATCAACAGATTATATAGATTACTTACCTAATTTTAATTATTTATTTAAGGATGCTTTAGAGGTTTTGAATTATTTAGAAGGTAAATATCAGTTGCACATTATTACCAATGGTTTTGAAGAAGTTCAAAATTTGAAGCTGAAAAAATCAGGTATTCGTCAGTTTTTTAAGCAAATTATAACCTCTGAATCTGTGGGAGTAAAAAAACCTAATCGTTTGGTCTTTGAATATGCTCTAAAAGTAGCAGATGCCCAAGCCCACGAGTCTGTTATGGTAGGAGATAGTTATGAGGCAGATATCGTAGGAGCACTCAATTCTGGGTTAAATGCGATACATTTTACTAATGAAATACAGAATAATGAAGTGCTAAGCATAGCTCACTTAACCGATTTAAAAAAATATTTATAA
- a CDS encoding replication-associated recombination protein A, protein MNQPLAERIRPKNLSDYISQQHLVGENGILTNHIKQGIIPSLILWGPPGIGKTTLATIIANESGRPFYTLSAISSGVKDVREVIEKAKKSGGLFTQKNPILFIDEIHRFSKSQQDSLLGAVEKGWVTLIGATTENPSFEVIPALLSRCQVYILNSFDKNDLIALLHRAIEKDEIISQKKINLKETDALLQVSGGDARKLLNIFELLVAAEDEVEITNELVLAKIQKNTVRYDKTGEQHYDIISAFIKSIRGSDPNGAVYWLARMIEGGEDVKFIARRMLIAASEDIGNANPTALILANNTFQAVSVIGYPESRIILSQCAVYLANSPKSNASYMAIGEAQNLVKKTGDLSVPLHLRNAPTKLMKDLDYGKEYLYSHNYAGNFVNQEFLPDEIKNTKLYEPGNNARENQFRELLKQRWKDKYKY, encoded by the coding sequence ATGAATCAACCTTTGGCAGAAAGAATTCGCCCAAAAAACTTAAGCGATTATATTAGTCAGCAACATTTAGTAGGCGAAAATGGAATTTTAACCAATCATATAAAACAAGGAATTATTCCTTCCTTAATTTTATGGGGACCTCCAGGAATTGGTAAAACCACTTTAGCAACTATTATTGCGAACGAGTCTGGTCGCCCATTTTACACCTTAAGTGCCATTAGTTCTGGGGTAAAAGATGTTCGTGAAGTAATTGAAAAGGCAAAGAAAAGTGGTGGATTATTTACACAGAAAAATCCTATTTTATTTATTGATGAAATTCATCGTTTTAGCAAGTCACAACAAGACTCTTTATTAGGTGCTGTAGAGAAAGGATGGGTTACTTTAATAGGTGCTACCACAGAAAACCCTAGTTTTGAAGTAATCCCTGCCCTACTCTCTCGCTGCCAAGTATACATTTTAAATTCTTTTGATAAAAACGATCTAATTGCATTATTACATCGTGCTATAGAAAAAGATGAAATCATTTCTCAGAAAAAAATTAATTTAAAAGAAACAGATGCGTTACTTCAAGTATCTGGTGGCGACGCACGAAAACTTTTAAATATTTTTGAATTGTTAGTCGCTGCAGAGGATGAAGTAGAAATTACAAATGAATTGGTATTAGCTAAAATTCAGAAAAACACGGTTCGGTATGACAAAACTGGTGAACAGCATTACGACATTATTTCTGCTTTTATAAAATCTATCAGAGGTAGCGACCCAAACGGGGCGGTATATTGGTTGGCGAGAATGATTGAAGGTGGCGAAGATGTTAAGTTTATTGCTCGTAGAATGTTAATTGCTGCTTCAGAAGATATTGGTAATGCAAACCCTACAGCATTGATTTTAGCCAACAATACCTTTCAAGCAGTTTCGGTAATTGGCTACCCAGAATCTAGGATTATTTTAAGTCAGTGTGCGGTATATTTAGCAAATTCTCCTAAGAGCAATGCCTCTTATATGGCTATTGGAGAGGCACAAAATTTAGTAAAAAAAACAGGAGATTTATCAGTTCCTTTGCACTTGAGGAATGCGCCTACAAAATTGATGAAAGATTTAGATTATGGAAAAGAGTACCTCTATTCTCATAACTACGCTGGTAATTTTGTAAATCAAGAGTTTTTACCCGATGAAATCAAAAACACCAAACTTTACGAACCTGGTAATAACGCTAGAGAAAACCAATTTAGAGAATTACTAAAACAGCGTTGGAAAGATAAATACAAGTATTAA
- a CDS encoding polysaccharide deacetylase family protein, with product MVDYARVGLHPSYYTMNDATMLKKEKERLEAITNMPITRSRQHYLRVSIPETYQQLIDLEIEEDYSMGYASHAGFRASTCTPFYFYDLDFEIQTPLKIFPFALMDSSLRDYMKLTPKQSLGKIRDLKNEVKAVNGTFITVFHNESLSNYLRWRGWNRVYNSMLKIVAND from the coding sequence ATGGTTGATTATGCACGTGTTGGTTTGCACCCTTCATATTACACCATGAATGATGCTACAATGCTAAAAAAGGAAAAAGAACGCTTAGAGGCAATAACTAATATGCCAATTACACGTTCGAGACAACATTATTTAAGGGTTTCTATACCAGAAACGTATCAACAACTAATAGATTTAGAAATAGAAGAAGATTACTCAATGGGCTATGCAAGTCATGCGGGCTTTAGGGCAAGTACGTGTACTCCTTTTTATTTTTACGATTTGGATTTTGAAATTCAAACACCGTTAAAAATTTTTCCATTTGCTTTAATGGATTCATCATTAAGAGATTATATGAAGTTAACACCCAAGCAATCTTTAGGAAAGATTCGCGATTTAAAGAACGAGGTAAAGGCAGTAAACGGAACTTTTATAACCGTATTTCATAATGAAAGTTTGAGTAACTATTTGAGATGGAGAGGGTGGAATAGAGTGTATAATTCAATGCTTAAAATAGTAGCAAATGATTAG
- a CDS encoding rhomboid family intramembrane serine protease — MNTDQHLKFSPSIFTLPLLFVFAIWFIYWLEIKFGWNFNKFGVFPRNFSGLKGVFFSPFIHSDTKHLFNNSVPLFVLSACLFYFYKEMSFKVLIYGGIITGLLTWIIARESYHIGASGIVYLLFSFVLFSGIIKKNYRLVAVSFITIFLYGSMIWYVFPIKEGMSWEGHLSGLLTGFALALFYRKKGIVQEKFEFSQTAFDTMFDDEGNYIPPVLEEEIELQEIKYNYIYKEEE, encoded by the coding sequence ATGAATACAGATCAACACTTAAAATTTTCTCCCTCTATTTTCACGCTACCCTTGCTATTTGTTTTTGCAATATGGTTTATATATTGGTTGGAGATTAAATTTGGATGGAATTTTAACAAATTTGGAGTCTTTCCAAGAAATTTTAGTGGTTTAAAAGGTGTTTTTTTCTCTCCTTTTATTCATAGTGATACCAAGCATCTTTTTAATAATTCAGTTCCCTTATTTGTATTATCAGCGTGTCTTTTTTACTTTTATAAAGAAATGTCATTCAAAGTTTTAATTTATGGAGGTATTATAACCGGATTATTAACTTGGATAATTGCTCGTGAATCCTATCATATCGGTGCAAGCGGAATTGTGTATTTACTTTTTAGCTTTGTACTTTTTAGTGGAATTATAAAGAAAAATTACCGATTGGTGGCAGTTTCTTTTATCACTATTTTTTTATATGGAAGTATGATATGGTATGTATTTCCAATTAAAGAAGGCATGTCATGGGAAGGGCATTTGTCTGGATTACTAACGGGTTTTGCTTTAGCACTCTTTTATCGAAAAAAAGGAATCGTACAAGAAAAGTTTGAGTTCTCTCAAACAGCGTTCGACACTATGTTTGATGACGAAGGAAACTATATTCCACCTGTATTAGAAGAAGAGATCGAGTTACAAGAAATCAAATACAATTACATTTATAAAGAAGAAGAATAA